The Streptomyces sp. NBC_01244 genome contains a region encoding:
- a CDS encoding agmatine deiminase family protein, whose amino-acid sequence MPAEEDRHVRTFMAWPALSSVWGNSLGAVRRDIAKVAYAISRYEPVVMLARPSQAADARYLCGSGAYYGIDVIEIANDDLWIRDFGPTFVVGPGAIAGVDTNFNGWGKTAAPYAQPFTHDAAAAETLLGQYGVNRIQASFVGEGGSLETDGQGTLLATVSSLVNGNRNPGQSQDQVEQAMRAALGIDKVIWVPGLAGQDITDCHIDCLARFTAPGKVILDKPGRGADGKWIAVYEETARILRSATDAQGRALAITELPGPDRSAIRGQGNDFLSSYTNYYTVNGAVIAPQFGDGYADGLAYTILQSAYPSRNIVQLDIDNIASGGGGIHCATQSQPVVPPLV is encoded by the coding sequence ATGCCCGCGGAGGAGGACCGGCACGTCCGTACCTTCATGGCCTGGCCGGCGCTTTCCTCCGTGTGGGGCAACAGCCTCGGCGCGGTGCGCAGGGACATCGCCAAGGTGGCGTACGCGATCTCGCGCTACGAGCCGGTTGTCATGCTCGCCCGCCCCAGTCAGGCCGCGGATGCCCGGTACCTGTGCGGGAGCGGTGCCTACTACGGCATCGACGTCATCGAGATAGCCAACGACGACCTGTGGATCAGGGACTTCGGCCCCACTTTCGTCGTGGGCCCCGGCGCGATCGCCGGGGTGGACACCAACTTCAACGGCTGGGGGAAGACCGCCGCACCGTACGCCCAGCCCTTCACCCATGACGCCGCGGCCGCCGAGACGCTCCTCGGTCAGTACGGTGTCAACCGGATCCAGGCGTCGTTCGTGGGCGAGGGCGGTTCGCTGGAGACCGACGGCCAGGGCACCCTGCTGGCCACGGTGAGCTCGCTGGTCAACGGCAACCGCAATCCGGGCCAGTCCCAGGACCAGGTCGAGCAGGCGATGAGGGCGGCGCTCGGCATCGACAAGGTGATCTGGGTCCCGGGACTGGCCGGCCAGGACATCACCGACTGCCACATCGACTGCCTCGCCCGCTTCACGGCGCCCGGCAAGGTCATCCTGGACAAGCCCGGCCGCGGCGCCGACGGCAAGTGGATCGCCGTCTACGAGGAGACCGCGCGGATCCTGCGCAGCGCCACCGACGCGCAGGGGCGGGCGCTGGCCATCACCGAACTCCCCGGTCCGGATCGCAGCGCCATCCGCGGGCAAGGCAATGACTTCCTGTCGAGCTACACCAACTACTACACGGTGAACGGCGCCGTCATCGCCCCGCAGTTCGGTGACGGCTATGCCGACGGCCTGGCCTACACCATCCTGCAGTCCGCCTATCCCAGCCGGAACATCGTCCAGCTCGACATCGACAACATCGCCTCCGGTGGCGGCGGAATCCACTGCGCCACCCAGTCGCAGCCCGTCGTGCCCCCGCTGGTCTAG
- a CDS encoding agmatine deiminase family protein, producing MAASWRVPGEETSHKRTWIAWPSSSTIRGGTLSKIQADIAKLAKEVAKYEQPIH from the coding sequence ATGGCCGCGTCCTGGCGCGTACCCGGGGAGGAGACCTCGCACAAGCGGACCTGGATTGCCTGGCCCTCGAGCTCCACGATCCGGGGCGGCACGCTGTCCAAGATCCAGGCCGACATCGCCAAGCTCGCCAAGGAAGTCGCCAAGTATGAGCAGCCCATCCATTGA
- a CDS encoding purine-cytosine permease family protein: protein MAPVDSPMHASASPAGIEQHSIDWVPLSERHGKPSSVGAIWFVGSLNLTGLATGVVTLSMGASLVWTVIATVLGSLFGTFFMAFHSAQGPQLGLPQLVQSRPQFGYLGAAFTVWVFALVNYVAFNTSDALLSGQALNMLTGIPNGLGYAMAAVVAAVIALFGYEWIHRLNKWLTWPFVVITAAITGAALFGGGLPDGVWDAGPFDLAPFMLVFVFVAGFQLGWAPYVSDYSRYLRPDVPVRSTFWWTYLPSAISGIWVFVLGAVVSAGAPEGADPVTALKLAADRLFSGFGTVAVVVLLVGLLSIMAINQYGGSLTMISIMDSFRPVKPTRAIRVATIGIMMVAVGTVSVLVGIDQFNWFFANVVVVLTYLFIPWTAINLVDFFFVRRGQYVVKEIFNPRGIYGRWGWRGNLSYAIGLACMAPFMVITGLYVGPVAENLGGVDYSIFIGLPVSGALYRLFARSLDLDAERRMVREEGLLAPLH from the coding sequence ATGGCCCCAGTTGACTCACCCATGCACGCCTCCGCATCCCCTGCGGGCATCGAACAGCACTCGATCGACTGGGTGCCCCTATCCGAACGGCACGGCAAACCTTCGAGCGTCGGGGCCATCTGGTTCGTGGGCAGCCTCAACCTCACCGGTCTGGCGACCGGCGTCGTGACGCTCTCCATGGGGGCTTCGCTCGTCTGGACGGTGATCGCCACCGTCCTCGGCTCGCTCTTCGGCACGTTCTTCATGGCGTTCCACTCGGCCCAGGGGCCTCAGTTGGGTCTGCCCCAACTGGTGCAGTCCCGGCCCCAGTTCGGGTACCTGGGTGCCGCGTTCACCGTGTGGGTGTTCGCCTTGGTCAACTACGTGGCCTTCAACACGTCCGACGCCCTGCTGTCCGGCCAGGCCCTGAACATGCTCACCGGGATTCCCAACGGGCTCGGCTACGCGATGGCCGCCGTGGTGGCGGCCGTGATCGCCCTGTTCGGATACGAATGGATCCACCGTCTGAACAAATGGCTCACCTGGCCCTTCGTCGTGATCACCGCGGCGATCACCGGGGCGGCCCTGTTCGGCGGGGGGCTGCCGGACGGCGTCTGGGACGCCGGCCCGTTCGACCTCGCCCCGTTCATGCTCGTGTTCGTCTTCGTCGCGGGTTTCCAGCTCGGCTGGGCACCGTACGTCTCGGACTACTCGCGCTACCTCAGACCCGACGTCCCCGTGCGCAGCACCTTCTGGTGGACCTACCTGCCCAGTGCGATCTCCGGGATCTGGGTGTTCGTCCTCGGCGCCGTGGTCTCGGCCGGTGCCCCCGAGGGCGCCGACCCGGTGACCGCCCTGAAGCTGGCGGCGGACCGGTTGTTCAGCGGGTTCGGCACGGTCGCCGTGGTCGTCCTGCTGGTCGGGCTGCTCTCCATCATGGCGATCAACCAGTACGGCGGCAGCCTCACCATGATCTCGATCATGGACTCGTTCCGGCCGGTCAAGCCGACGCGGGCCATCCGGGTCGCGACGATCGGGATCATGATGGTGGCAGTCGGGACGGTCTCCGTCCTCGTCGGCATAGATCAGTTCAACTGGTTCTTCGCCAACGTGGTGGTGGTGCTGACGTACCTCTTCATCCCGTGGACGGCCATCAACCTGGTCGACTTCTTCTTCGTCCGCCGCGGCCAGTACGTCGTCAAGGAGATCTTCAACCCACGCGGCATATACGGCCGATGGGGCTGGCGAGGAAACCTCTCCTACGCCATCGGCCTGGCCTGCATGGCTCCGTTCATGGTCATCACCGGCCTGTACGTCGGGCCCGTGGCGGAGAACCTCGGTGGCGTCGACTACTCGATCTTCATCGGCCTGCCGGTGTCCGGCGCCCTCTACCGGCTCTTCGCCCGAAGCCTCGACCTGGACGCCGAACGCCGGATGGTCCGAGAGGAGGGGCTGCTGGCACCGCTCCACTGA
- a CDS encoding deoxynucleoside kinase, translating to MSVICVGGMIGIGKTSVAELLAKELGSEVFYESVEDNPILPLFYTASPEEIQAKRYPFLLQLYFLQTRFAAIKEAYKQGDNVLDRSIYEDWYFAKVNHDLGRISSLEMRVYEGLLGEMMREIDGLPYRKAPDLMVYLKADFETVLHRIGLRGRDFEQDESLVDYYRTLWSGYDDWVHKHYSASEVLVIDMNHTDVVHSPEDAARVVREVKEALVTGRLRA from the coding sequence ATGTCAGTGATCTGCGTCGGAGGCATGATCGGAATCGGCAAGACGAGCGTCGCCGAGCTGCTCGCCAAGGAGCTGGGCAGCGAAGTCTTCTACGAGAGCGTGGAAGACAATCCGATCCTCCCGCTCTTCTACACGGCGAGCCCCGAGGAGATCCAGGCGAAGCGCTACCCCTTCCTCCTGCAGCTCTACTTCCTCCAGACGCGGTTCGCCGCGATCAAGGAGGCCTACAAGCAGGGCGACAACGTCCTGGACCGGTCCATCTACGAGGACTGGTACTTCGCCAAGGTCAATCACGACCTCGGCCGGATCAGCTCCCTCGAGATGCGCGTGTACGAGGGACTGCTCGGCGAGATGATGCGCGAGATCGACGGCCTCCCGTACCGCAAGGCACCCGACCTCATGGTCTACCTCAAGGCGGACTTCGAGACGGTCCTGCACCGCATCGGCCTGCGCGGTCGCGATTTCGAGCAGGACGAGAGCCTCGTCGACTACTACCGGACGCTGTGGTCCGGCTATGACGACTGGGTGCACAAGCACTACTCGGCCAGCGAGGTCCTCGTCATCGACATGAACCACACGGACGTGGTGCACAGCCCCGAGGACGCGGCCCGCGTGGTGCGCGAGGTCAAGGAAGCCTTGGTGACGGGCCGGCTCCGAGCCTGA
- a CDS encoding questin oxidase family protein: protein MDTTGILDEALQRLHGSGPERLGRLTNHAPMAVEALSVRGQAGTVHRWLDLYSRKLEEFPSRVEPVTATNWRAALGDPRRAADWIDHFEREITDRPWRDVLAQWWPRLLPGMYGGSTHPLIRVGHAVRTLLAGEGTAPRLAELAHGLGYWAARHHPIADLAPLPGAGGGGADAALDAVPPLTERHGTFPDRLARVTSLPVWAAATGIADPDEARLRLVELVRAATHRYATHGHGEEILLVHAATAPNAVLRALPALPPTLWAPSLRAAWTASAAVTAMYAPDTPIAFTPPGTFTADEVFERARAHGDEHVIKLTDTALDVGDEAALAAALRSVELNEPLR, encoded by the coding sequence ATGGATACGACGGGCATACTCGACGAAGCGCTTCAGCGATTGCACGGTTCGGGCCCCGAGCGGCTCGGGCGGCTGACCAACCACGCGCCGATGGCCGTCGAGGCCCTTTCCGTTCGCGGGCAGGCAGGCACGGTGCACCGCTGGCTCGATCTGTACTCCCGCAAACTGGAGGAGTTCCCGTCGCGCGTCGAGCCGGTCACGGCCACCAACTGGCGTGCCGCACTCGGTGACCCGCGCCGCGCCGCCGACTGGATCGACCACTTCGAGCGCGAGATCACCGACCGGCCCTGGCGCGATGTGCTGGCGCAGTGGTGGCCCCGTCTTCTCCCCGGCATGTACGGCGGCTCGACGCACCCGCTGATCCGGGTGGGCCACGCCGTGCGCACGCTCCTGGCCGGCGAAGGCACGGCACCACGCCTGGCCGAACTCGCCCACGGCCTCGGCTACTGGGCCGCCCGCCACCACCCCATCGCAGACCTCGCCCCACTGCCCGGCGCCGGCGGCGGCGGTGCGGACGCCGCCCTCGACGCGGTACCACCCCTCACCGAACGGCACGGCACCTTCCCCGACCGCCTCGCCCGCGTTACGAGCCTGCCGGTGTGGGCGGCCGCGACCGGGATCGCGGACCCCGACGAGGCGCGCCTGCGCCTCGTCGAGCTGGTGCGGGCGGCGACCCACCGCTACGCCACCCACGGCCACGGCGAGGAAATCCTGCTGGTCCACGCCGCCACGGCCCCCAACGCCGTCCTGCGCGCCCTCCCCGCCCTCCCGCCCACGCTGTGGGCACCCAGCCTGCGAGCGGCCTGGACGGCCTCCGCGGCCGTCACCGCGATGTACGCCCCCGACACCCCGATCGCCTTCACCCCGCCGGGTACCTTCACCGCGGACGAGGTCTTCGAACGGGCCCGGGCGCACGGAGACGAACACGTCATCAAACTGACCGACACGGCACTCGACGTCGGCGACGAGGCGGCCCTCGCGGCAGCGCTGCGCTCCGTGGAGCTGAACGAACCGCTGCGCTAG
- a CDS encoding UDP-N-acetylmuramoyl-L-alanyl-D-glutamate--2,6-diaminopimelate ligase: MKLSGLLTGHEHHVIQGDTESTGITAGTTFDVDRVVPGSLFIAVPGHRGGGPESIGAALARGAVGVLVDEAGAAAVPPGRELLPAVCLVRVTDTRKAAAVVSSRYFGEPGRHMDMVAVTGTNGKTSISYMVESLLKISEGASVGVIGTAGSRIGDEVIPMPPSVLTTPESPDLQYLLGRMRDQGTGSVVLEATSMALQTYRMDRTFVDVGVFTNLTQDHLDDHGTMAHYTDAKMRLFQGLCRHAVVNVDDAVGARVRAMMPGAVTTYGLDAEADFRATDLIADASGTRFTLHHAGSEYKAAMPVPGRFSVSNALAALAACRVLGHDLDGLVAALAQMPPVPGRFERFVTPAGTSVIVDYAHSPDSLDKVLTAIRGFARGRVITVFGCGGDRDTTKRAEMGRIAGTHSDLCVLTSDNPRTEDPEAILDQIAPGIESTGTPYERSADRRQAIAFALSAARPEDIVLIAGKGSEPHQIVGETLLPFSDMATVRDLASRLLP, from the coding sequence GTGAAGTTGAGCGGGTTGCTGACCGGCCACGAACACCACGTCATCCAGGGCGACACAGAGTCGACGGGGATCACGGCGGGCACCACCTTCGACGTCGACCGGGTGGTGCCGGGCTCACTCTTCATCGCGGTACCCGGCCACCGCGGCGGCGGCCCCGAATCCATCGGTGCGGCGCTCGCCCGCGGGGCGGTGGGCGTGCTCGTCGACGAGGCGGGAGCGGCCGCCGTGCCCCCCGGGCGAGAGCTGCTGCCGGCGGTGTGCCTCGTACGGGTCACCGACACCCGCAAAGCGGCCGCCGTGGTCTCCTCCCGCTACTTCGGTGAGCCGGGCCGGCACATGGACATGGTCGCGGTCACCGGGACCAACGGGAAGACCTCCATCTCCTACATGGTCGAGTCGCTCCTCAAGATCTCCGAGGGCGCCTCCGTGGGCGTGATCGGGACGGCGGGCAGCCGGATCGGCGACGAGGTGATCCCGATGCCTCCCTCGGTGCTGACCACACCGGAATCGCCCGACCTGCAGTACCTCCTGGGCCGCATGCGGGACCAGGGCACCGGCAGCGTGGTGCTGGAGGCCACCTCGATGGCCCTGCAGACGTACCGGATGGACCGGACGTTCGTCGACGTCGGCGTCTTCACCAACCTGACCCAGGACCACCTGGACGACCACGGCACGATGGCCCACTACACGGACGCCAAGATGCGGCTGTTCCAGGGACTGTGCCGGCACGCGGTGGTCAACGTGGACGATGCCGTGGGAGCAAGGGTCCGCGCGATGATGCCCGGCGCGGTGACGACGTACGGCCTCGACGCGGAGGCCGACTTCCGGGCCACGGACCTGATCGCGGACGCTTCGGGCACGCGGTTCACGCTGCACCACGCCGGCAGTGAGTACAAGGCCGCGATGCCGGTCCCGGGCCGGTTCTCCGTGTCCAACGCGCTGGCGGCCCTGGCCGCCTGCCGGGTACTGGGGCACGACCTGGACGGACTGGTCGCCGCGCTCGCCCAGATGCCGCCCGTACCGGGCCGGTTCGAGCGCTTCGTCACCCCCGCCGGCACCTCGGTGATCGTGGACTACGCGCACTCGCCCGACTCCCTCGACAAGGTCCTCACCGCCATCAGGGGCTTCGCCCGTGGCCGCGTCATCACGGTCTTCGGCTGCGGCGGTGACCGCGACACCACCAAGCGCGCCGAGATGGGCCGCATCGCCGGCACCCACTCCGACCTGTGCGTCCTGACCTCGGACAACCCCCGCACCGAGGACCCCGAAGCGATCCTGGACCAGATCGCCCCCGGCATCGAGAGCACCGGCACACCGTACGAGCGCTCCGCCGACCGGCGCCAAGCCATCGCCTTCGCGCTGTCCGCCGCCCGGCCCGAAGACATCGTCCTGATCGCGGGAAAGGGCAGCGAACCGCACCAGATCGTGGGCGAGACCCTGCTCCCCTTCAGCGACATGGCGACCGTGCGCGACCTCGCCTCCCGCCTGCTCCCCTGA
- a CDS encoding carbohydrate binding domain-containing protein has protein sequence MFRRRSRTPRLTAGADPTVNRAGRAQHGPTVLNRSLAGVSAAAVIGAGLAVAGTVSAGAVAAGAETVTNLVVNPGFENGLSSWTCSGSSGVAVGSPVRAGASALKATPSGQDNAQCVQTVSVQPNSQYTLSAYVQGSYVYLGATGTGITGTPSTWTPNSPSYGQLSVGFTTGPSTTSVTVYLHGWYGQPAYYADDVSLTGPGGSSPTPTTAPPTTAPPTTTPPPTTTPPPTTAPPTTAPPGETCPTKPKPSGKVLQGYWENWDGAANGVHPGMGWVPITDSRIAAHGYNVINAAFPVILSDGTVLWHDGMDAGVKVATPAEMCQAKAAGATILMSIGGATAGIDLSSSTVADKFVATVVPILKKHNFDGIDIDIETGLTGSGNINTLSASQANLMRIIDGVLAQMPAGFGLTMAPETAYVTGGSVTYGSIWGSYLPIIKKYADNGRLWWLNMQYYNGSMYGCSGDSYQAGTVQGFTAQTTCLNNGLTIQGTTIKVPYDKQVPGLPAQPGAGGGYMTPSLVSQSWNAFGGSLKGLMTWSVNWDGSKGWSFGDNVKSLQGR, from the coding sequence ATGTTCCGTCGGAGATCACGTACTCCGCGCCTGACGGCCGGCGCAGACCCTACTGTGAACCGGGCCGGCCGCGCCCAGCACGGACCGACCGTCCTGAACCGCTCCCTCGCCGGGGTGAGCGCCGCCGCCGTCATCGGTGCAGGCCTCGCCGTGGCCGGCACCGTCAGCGCCGGAGCCGTCGCGGCCGGGGCCGAGACGGTCACCAACCTGGTGGTCAACCCCGGCTTCGAGAATGGGCTCTCCTCGTGGACCTGTTCCGGAAGCTCCGGTGTGGCCGTCGGCAGTCCGGTCCGTGCCGGCGCCTCCGCACTCAAGGCCACGCCGAGCGGCCAGGACAACGCCCAGTGCGTCCAGACCGTCAGCGTGCAGCCCAACTCCCAGTACACGCTCAGTGCTTACGTCCAGGGCAGCTACGTCTACCTGGGCGCCACCGGCACCGGGATCACCGGTACCCCGTCCACCTGGACGCCGAACAGCCCCTCGTACGGTCAACTCAGCGTCGGCTTCACCACGGGGCCGAGCACCACCTCGGTCACCGTCTACCTGCACGGCTGGTACGGGCAGCCCGCCTACTACGCGGACGATGTGTCGCTCACCGGCCCCGGTGGCAGCAGCCCCACACCGACCACCGCGCCGCCGACGACCGCGCCCCCGACCACCACGCCCCCGCCGACCACCACGCCCCCGCCGACCACCGCACCCCCGACGACCGCCCCGCCCGGCGAGACCTGCCCCACCAAGCCCAAGCCGTCGGGCAAGGTCCTGCAGGGCTACTGGGAGAACTGGGACGGCGCCGCGAACGGCGTCCACCCCGGCATGGGCTGGGTACCCATCACGGACAGCCGGATCGCCGCGCACGGCTACAACGTCATCAACGCCGCCTTCCCGGTGATCCTCTCGGACGGCACCGTCCTGTGGCATGACGGCATGGACGCCGGCGTCAAGGTCGCGACCCCCGCCGAGATGTGCCAGGCCAAGGCGGCCGGAGCGACGATCCTGATGTCGATAGGCGGCGCCACCGCGGGCATCGACCTGAGCTCCAGCACCGTCGCCGACAAGTTCGTGGCGACCGTCGTCCCGATCCTGAAGAAGCACAACTTCGACGGGATCGACATCGACATCGAGACCGGCCTGACCGGTAGCGGCAACATCAACACGCTGTCCGCCTCCCAGGCCAACCTGATGCGCATCATCGACGGCGTACTGGCCCAGATGCCCGCGGGCTTCGGCCTGACGATGGCCCCCGAAACCGCGTACGTCACCGGAGGAAGCGTCACCTACGGGTCGATCTGGGGCTCCTACCTGCCGATCATCAAGAAGTACGCGGACAACGGCCGGCTGTGGTGGCTGAACATGCAGTACTACAACGGCAGCATGTACGGCTGCTCCGGGGACTCCTACCAGGCCGGCACCGTCCAGGGCTTCACCGCCCAGACCACCTGCCTGAACAACGGCCTGACCATCCAGGGCACCACCATCAAGGTGCCGTACGACAAGCAGGTGCCCGGCCTGCCGGCCCAGCCCGGCGCGGGCGGCGGCTACATGACGCCGAGCCTGGTCAGCCAGTCGTGGAACGCCTTCGGCGGTTCGCTGAAGGGTCTCATGACGTGGTCGGTCAACTGGGACGGCTCGAAGGGCTGGAGCTTCGGTGACAACGTCAAGTCCCTCCAAGGCCGTTGA
- a CDS encoding amidohydrolase family protein has protein sequence MDPALGEGPLGTVEDADVLMRDGVIAAVGKRLPTPPGTQVIDTAGQLVMPGFVDVHTHLWQSSMRGGCADRDLFGWLADCNRATFSRITPADMYRFVRLGALDSVQSGVTTLVDWVDALPYDTTVQYVRALAGTGVRFTYAMFQAERDASLITRTKKELIDPLPLASAQVATHAARAIRGLNRLHWEIAGDLGVMLNSHVLEHSEQRADDPIGTLTDIGALGPRLLMNHAIHLTDEEIAAVAAHDVRVAHCPLSNMRLASGIMRLPDLGRRGVKAGLGQDGGTNDSSDFFALMKAAIGLQRARSLETSVFPQVHDVLRLATLGGAEAIGLADTVGSLNPGKRADVIVINPAALNFAPRFDWINQIVFNGRPENVRAVFVDGRPLKLDGRLVDVDTDRVVREAESAATRLRSAS, from the coding sequence ATGGACCCGGCTCTCGGCGAGGGGCCCCTGGGGACCGTCGAGGACGCGGACGTCCTCATGCGGGACGGTGTCATCGCGGCCGTGGGGAAGCGGTTGCCCACACCGCCCGGCACGCAGGTGATCGATACCGCCGGTCAGCTGGTGATGCCGGGGTTCGTCGACGTGCACACCCACCTGTGGCAGTCCTCGATGCGGGGCGGCTGCGCGGACCGCGACCTCTTCGGATGGCTGGCCGACTGCAACCGGGCGACGTTCTCCCGGATCACGCCCGCGGACATGTACCGCTTCGTCCGGCTCGGCGCCCTCGACTCCGTGCAGTCCGGTGTGACCACGCTCGTGGACTGGGTGGACGCGCTCCCGTACGACACGACGGTCCAGTACGTGCGGGCCCTGGCCGGCACGGGCGTGCGCTTCACCTACGCGATGTTCCAAGCCGAGCGGGACGCCTCGCTGATCACCCGGACGAAGAAGGAGCTCATCGACCCGCTCCCCCTCGCCTCGGCGCAGGTCGCCACCCACGCGGCACGGGCCATCAGGGGCCTCAACCGGCTGCACTGGGAGATCGCCGGCGATCTCGGGGTCATGCTCAACAGCCATGTCCTCGAACACTCCGAGCAGCGCGCGGACGACCCGATCGGCACCCTCACGGACATCGGCGCGCTGGGTCCGCGGCTGCTCATGAACCACGCGATCCACCTCACCGACGAAGAGATCGCCGCGGTCGCCGCGCACGACGTACGGGTCGCACACTGTCCGCTCAGCAACATGCGCCTCGCTTCGGGGATCATGCGGCTGCCGGACCTCGGCCGACGCGGCGTCAAGGCCGGGCTCGGCCAGGACGGCGGGACCAACGACTCCTCGGACTTCTTCGCCCTCATGAAGGCGGCCATCGGTCTCCAGCGCGCCCGCTCGCTGGAGACCTCGGTGTTCCCCCAGGTCCACGACGTCCTGCGCCTCGCCACGCTCGGCGGCGCCGAGGCGATCGGTTTGGCCGACACGGTGGGATCCCTGAACCCCGGCAAACGCGCCGACGTCATCGTGATCAACCCCGCCGCCCTCAACTTCGCGCCGCGCTTCGACTGGATCAACCAGATCGTCTTCAACGGCCGCCCGGAGAACGTCCGCGCGGTCTTCGTGGACGGCCGTCCCCTCAAACTCGACGGCCGCCTCGTCGACGTCGACACCGACCGCGTCGTACGGGAAGCGGAGTCCGCGGCCACCCGCCTGCGCTCCGCCTCCTGA
- a CDS encoding DUF2975 domain-containing protein: MNTRFTKILATLTFGLAMLWGLTFIGTAVSHLTDDGAVCVQTGFWANATLEGGLPVGEGVDASSSAARLCQNSPSAAQRAADLGSRLPWTLFASIALLLFSRLLDAVVSQGPFTDKVARRLTVLGWFVTVGTPLAGLVVGWSESWLVDSMVPMGGSGLSVSDPQVLILPGIAAVILGKIMREGVRMREDLEGTI, translated from the coding sequence GTGAACACGCGATTCACGAAGATCCTGGCCACACTCACCTTTGGGCTGGCGATGCTCTGGGGGCTCACCTTCATCGGCACGGCCGTCTCGCACCTGACCGACGACGGGGCGGTCTGCGTACAAACCGGCTTCTGGGCCAACGCCACACTGGAGGGCGGCCTGCCGGTCGGCGAGGGTGTGGACGCCTCCAGCAGCGCCGCGCGGCTCTGTCAGAACAGCCCCTCCGCGGCGCAGCGCGCCGCCGACCTCGGGAGCCGACTGCCCTGGACGCTGTTCGCCTCCATCGCTCTGCTGCTCTTCTCCCGACTGCTGGATGCCGTCGTGTCCCAAGGGCCGTTCACCGACAAGGTGGCGCGACGGCTCACCGTTCTCGGCTGGTTCGTCACGGTGGGCACACCGCTGGCAGGCCTCGTCGTAGGCTGGTCGGAGTCCTGGCTCGTCGACAGCATGGTGCCCATGGGGGGCTCCGGCCTGTCGGTCTCCGATCCGCAGGTGCTCATCCTCCCCGGCATCGCCGCCGTCATCTTGGGGAAGATCATGCGCGAGGGCGTGCGTATGCGAGAGGACCTCGAAGGGACCATCTGA
- a CDS encoding helix-turn-helix domain-containing protein, with amino-acid sequence MPEEEIHAIRIHLDRVLAERGMTLTELSALVGITVVNLSVLKNGRAKAIRFSTLSRICDVLQCQPGDLITHDPDEQA; translated from the coding sequence ATGCCCGAAGAGGAAATCCACGCGATCCGGATCCACCTCGACCGGGTCCTCGCCGAGCGGGGCATGACGCTCACCGAACTGTCCGCGCTAGTGGGCATCACCGTCGTCAACCTGTCCGTGCTCAAGAACGGGCGCGCCAAGGCCATCCGCTTCTCCACCCTGTCCAGGATCTGCGACGTCCTCCAGTGCCAGCCGGGAGACCTGATCACCCACGACCCCGACGAGCAGGCCTAG
- a CDS encoding GNAT family N-acetyltransferase gives MFVTFVPVEEILDLRRRVLRPGQPRASALTEVDLLPDTFHLAARADSGELGACATFSSEPLPDTPALAPFATEGVWRLRKLASDPSVRGQGFGKAVLRAGLDACAAHGGRLVWCSGRLAAAGFYEHHGFTPVGDQYTVPGIGRHHHFLHKLP, from the coding sequence GTGTTCGTCACCTTCGTCCCGGTCGAAGAGATCCTGGACCTTCGCCGGCGGGTCCTACGGCCGGGGCAGCCCCGCGCGAGCGCGCTCACCGAGGTCGACCTGCTCCCGGACACCTTCCATCTCGCGGCCCGTGCCGACAGCGGCGAGCTCGGAGCCTGCGCCACCTTCAGCAGCGAGCCCCTGCCCGACACCCCTGCCCTGGCCCCCTTCGCGACCGAGGGAGTGTGGAGGCTGCGCAAGCTCGCCAGCGACCCGTCCGTACGCGGGCAGGGCTTCGGCAAGGCCGTACTGCGCGCGGGCCTCGACGCGTGCGCCGCACACGGCGGCCGGCTCGTCTGGTGCAGCGGCCGGCTCGCCGCCGCCGGCTTCTACGAACACCACGGCTTCACACCCGTGGGCGACCAGTACACCGTCCCGGGCATCGGGCGGCACCATCACTTCCTCCACAAGCTGCCGTAG